A stretch of DNA from Mycobacterium senriense:
TCCGGGTGCGGCGCCTACGCCAACGAACCGTCGCCAGCAGGGACGGCAGCAATTCCGGAGACATCTCCGGGGCCGGACCGGATTGGTCGATCGCGGCCACTTCGTGGCGGTCGAGCTGTGACAGCAGGGCCGGCACGCCACTGAGGTCGGCGACGGCCTCCCGGCAGGCCGGGCAGTGTGCCATGTGCGTCTCGAATTCGCGGCGTTGCGAGGCCGGCAAGGAGCCCAGCACGTATGCGGCATCCCACATCGCGTAGCGGTCTTCGGGAGGGCCGAGATCCTGCACCGGCGTCCTCATTTCATCCATTCTTCTCACCCCTCAAGCATTCGGAGGCCCTCATCGGGTAACCCCGAGTTCCTGCAGAGTGAGTCGCAACGCCCGCACCGCATAGTGTAGTCGCGACTTCACCGTTCCCTCGGCGATGCCGAGGTCTGCAGCAGTCTGTGTGGTGGTCCAACCGCGGTAGTAGGACCGTTCGATCACCGCCCGGTGCTCGGCGGACAACTGGGCCATCGCGTCCGCTATCAATAACCTGTCCAGCGCGGCATTGACCTCATCCGGCGTGGACTGTTCGGGTGCCCCCGATACGTCTGTGGAGCCGACGACCTTGCGAAACCGCGCGCTGCGCCGATCATCGATGATCATGTTGCGGGCCACGGTGAACAACCACGCCCGCGCCGAGCGCTCGGTGTCGCCGACGACCTCGGGGTGTTGCCATGCCCGCAGCAGCGTCTCCTGAACCACGTCCTCGGACTGGCTCGCGTCCCCCGTCAACCGCAACGCGTAGCGCCACAGAACCGCGGCGTGTTCGTCGTACAGCGCCTTCATCAGAGCGGCCTCGGCTACCCCGGAAGCCCTCCCCGTGCCAGCAACCCGAGCCACTCGATCACCTCCGACTACTGAAACGAGGCGAGTGGGCGTTTAGTTCAAGGCTAGCCCTGCTAGGAGGGCAAAGTCAGGATGCGCGGACCGGCGTCGGTAACGGCGACGGTGTGCTCCCAGTGCGCCGCGCGCGAACCGTCGGTGGTGGTGACCGTCCACTGGTCGTCCAGCACCACGGTCTTGCCGGTTCCCAGCGTCAGCATGGGTTCGATGGCCAGCACCGACCCGGCGGCCAGCAGGGGGCCACGCCCGGGCGAGCCCTCGTTGGGCAGGAACGGGTCCATGTGCATCTGCCGGCCGATGCCGTGGCCGCCGTAGCCCTCGACGATCCCGAAGGCCCGCGAATGGCGGGCCGCGGCGTCGCGCGTGCCCATCTCGATGGCGTGCGACACGTCGGTCAGCCGGTTGCCGGGCACCATCGCCGCGATCCCGGCCTCCAGTGATTCCCTCGTCGCCTGCGACAGCGCCTCGTCGGCCGCGTCCAGCGTCCCGACCCCGAAGGTGATCGCGGCGTCGCCGTGCCAGCCATCCAGCACCGCCCCGCAGTCGATCGACACCAGGTCACCGGGCGCCAGGATCTCGGCGGCCGACGGGATCCCGTGCACCACCCGCTCGTTGACCGACGCGCAGATGGAGGCGGGGTAACCGTGGTAGCCCAGGAACGACGGCACCGCGCCGGCGTCGCGGATCACCGATTCGGCGATCTCGTCCAGGCCCAGCGTCGACACCCCGGAAACCACGGCCGCGCGGACCGCCTGCAACGCGGCCGCGACCACCGCGCCCGCCGCGGCCATGGCGTCGAGTTCGCCGGCACTGCGCTGCGGCACCACCTTGCGACTCCGCAGCCGCGCCAGCGGGTTCATCCCTACTTGCCCAGCGCCTGCAGCGCGCGGGCGAACACTTCGTCCATGGTGCCGACGGCGTCGACGGTCTTGAGTTGGTGGCTGTAGTAGTCCAGCAGCGGCGCCGTCTCGGCGCGGTAAATCTTCATCCGGTTCCGGATGACGTCCTCGGTGTCGTCGGCGCGGCCGCGGCCCTTCAGCCGCTGCAGCAGCTCGTCCTCCGAGACCCGGAATTCCAGCACCGCGTCGATGTCGGTGCCCCGGCGTCCCAGCATGTCGTGCAGCGCCTTGGCCTGCTCGATCGAGCGCGGGTATCCGTCCAGGATGAAACCGTTGGCGCAGTCCGCGTCGTTCAGCCGGTCGTCGACGAGCTGGTTGGTCAGCTCCGAGGGCACCAGGTCGCCGGCGTCCAGGTAGCGCTTGGCCTCCAGGCCGAGCTTGGTCCCGTTCTCGATGTTGCTGCGGAACAGCTCACCGGTGGAGATCTGCGGGATGCCCAGCTTTTCCGAGAGCTTCTGGGCCTGCGTTCCCTTGCCCGCCCCCGGCGGTCCCAGCAAAACGACTCTCACTTGAGGAACCCTTCATAGTTGCGCTGCATGAGCTGACTCTCGATCTGCTTGACCGTATCCAAGCCCACGCCGATCATGATCAACACCGCGGTACCGCCGAACGGCAGATTCTGAACCGCTCCGCTGTTGCCGATCTGCAAGAACAAGTTGGGCAGCACCGAAATTGCGCCGAGGTAGATCGAACCCGGCAGGGTGATCCGGCTCAGCACAAAACGCAGGTAGTCGGCGGTCGGCTTGCCCGGCCGGATGCCGGGAATGAAGCCGCCGAACTTCTTCATCTCGTCGGCACGCTCGTCGGGATTGAACGTGATCGACACGTAGAAGTACGTGAAGAAGATGATGAGGCCGAAGTAGATGGCGATGTAGACCGGGTCGCTCGGGTCGGACAGGTAGGTGCCGACGAACTTGTCCCACCAGCTGTTGCCCACGCCGCCGGCGCCGCTGCGGATCAACTGGGTGATCAGGTGCGGGATGTAGATCAGCGAGGACGCGAAGATCACCGGGATAACGCCGGCCTGGTTGACCTTGAGCGGCAGGTAGGTCGACGTTCCGCCGTACATGCGGCGGCCGACCATGCGCTTGGCGTACTGGACCGGGATCCGGCGCTGGCCCTGCTCGACGAAGACCACGCCGACGATGATGACCAGCGCGGCGATCAGGACGGCGCCGAAGATCATCCCGCCGCGGCTGTCCAGGATCGTCTTGCCCTCCGCGGGGATGCGCGCCGCGATGCCGACGAAGATCAGCAAGGACATGCCGTTGCCGATGCCTCGCTCGGTGATCAGCTCACCCATCCACATCACCAGCGCCGCGCCGCTGGTCATCACCAGCACGATGACGACCAGCGTGAAGATGCTCTGGTCGGCGATGATGTCCAGCGAACAGCCCTGCAGCAGCCCGCCGTTGGCCGCCAGGGCCACGATGCTGGTGGCCTGCAGGACGGCCAGCGCGATGGCCAGATAACGCGTGTACTGCGTCATCTTGGCCTGGCCCGATTGGCCTTCCTTGCGCAGCTCCTCGAACCGCGGGATGACCACCGTGAGCAGCTGCACGATGATGCTGGCGGTGATGTAGGGCATCACCCCCACCGCGAACACGGTGAGTTTGAGCAGCGCGCCACCCGAGAACAGGTTGATCAGCGAGTAGATCTGTCCGGCCGCGCCGCCGCTGGCCTCTTTGATGCACTGCTGGACGTTCGGGTAGTTGACGCCAGGGGACGGTAGCGCGGCGCCGACCCGGTACAAGACGACGATGCCAAGCGTGAAGAGGATCTTCCGTCTCAGGTCGACTGTTCGCAGCGATGAGATGAAAGCGGAAAGCAACTCTTCCTCCTGCGCAGCCGGGGTTTTCCTGCATCACGCGCCCAACACCCGCAGGCCAGGACGTACGGCCGACTTCTCTACAGCGCGTCAAACCGTGTACGAGACTAACAGCTGGTCCGGGCAGGTCTGGTCAGGGCCTTTCCTGCGGCCCCTCGCGGCGCCTTTCACCAAGTGTTCGCGCCGCCGCCGCAACGCGCCCAAAAAACACAGGAACCCGTAAGCCGTGAGGCGTAGAGTGCCTCTGACTCGTTGCATTTGCTAAGTAACTTGGGAGCAGCATGACACGCACTGACCAAGACAGCTGGGACTTGGCCTCGAGCGTCGGTGCCACGGCCACGATGGTCGCCGCGGCCCGCGCACTGGCCAGCGAGGCCGCCAACCCCATCATCAACGACCCGTACGCCGCACCCCTGGTGCGCGCCGTCGGCCTGGACTTCTTCCGGCGGCTGGTTGACGGTGAGGTCGCCGACTCCGAGGGATACGAGGGCAGCGGCAAGGATCTGGGGCTGGAGACGGATTCCATCGCCGTGCGCACCCGCTTCTTCGACGACTTCTTCCTCAACGCCGCCCGCGACGGCGTTCGCCAGGCGGTGATCCTGGCGGCCGGCCTGGACGCCCGCGCCTACCGGCTGAGCTGGCCACCGGGAAGCGTGGTCTACGAGGTCGATCAGCCCGCCGTCATCGAGTTCAAGAGCACCACCATGTCCAGCCTGGCTGCCGCCCCGGCAGCCGAGCGGCGCACGGTCAGCATCGACCTGCGCGAGGACTGGCCCGCCGCGCTGCGCGCCAGCGGCTTTGACGTAACGAAGCCGACCTCGTGGAGCGCCGAGGGCCTGCTGATGTACCTGCCGCCCGACGCCCAGGACCGGCTCTTCGACAACATCACCGAGCTCAGCGCGCCCGCCAGCTTGTTGGCCACCGAGTATCACCCCGACACCGGCGGCACGACGATGTCGCAACGGGCCCAGGAGTTCAACGACCGCTGGGCCAAGGTCGGCTGCGACATCGACCTGTCGGGACTGTTCTTCGACGGCGAGCGCAGCAACGTCGTCGACTACCTCACCGGCAAGGGCTGGGAAGTGGCCTCGCGGCCGCGCCGCGAACTGTTCGGCGACTACGGCCTGCAATTCCACGACGACGAGGCGATGGCGCAGTTCCGCAACATCGTGGCCGTCACCGCCACCCTGCGCCGTTAGGAGACCGCGATGCCGGAGACCGACAGCAGGCGATCAGACGGCGACAGTTGGGATCTGGCGTCCAGCGTGGGCGCCACCGCCACCGCGGTGGCCGCCCGGCGGGCGCTGGCCTCCAAGGGCCCCGAGCCGTTGATCGACGATCCCTTCGCCGAGCCATTGGTGTGCGCCGTCGGCGTCGAGGCTTTCATCCGGATGATGAACGGAGACATCGAGACACCCGAGGACGATCCGGCGTTCACCCCGCGCCGCCTCGGTGAGGGCATGGCGGTCCGCACCCGGTTCTTCGATTCCTTCTTCCTCGACGCCGCCAACTCCGGTATCCGCCAGGCCGTCATCTTGGCCTCGGGGCTGGACACCCGCGCCTACCGGCTGGCCTGGCCGCCTCAGACGGTGGTCTACGAGATCGACCAGCCCCGGGTGATCGAGTTCAAGACCCGGACCCTGTCCCAGCTGGGCGCAACGCCGAGGGCCGACCGGCGGGCGGTGGGCGTCGACCTGCGCGACGACTGGCCGGCCGCGTTGGCCGACAGCGGATTCGACGCGAGCGCACCCGCGGCCTGGAGCGCCGAGGGGCTCCTGGGCTATCTGCCGCCGGAGGCACAGGACCGCCTGTTCGACAACATCACCGCGCTGTCCGCCAACGGCAGCAGGATCGGCACCGGCTACGTGCCCGACATGCGGGGACGCATCGAAAAACGCGGCCGGGAGATCAGCGAACGCTGGCGGCGCATGGGGCTGGACCTCAACTGGGCCGATCTGGTCTACCCCGGCGAACGCAACGACGTGGTGACCTACCTGTCCGGGCGCGGCTGGGACTCGTCGGTGCACACCACCCCGGAGCTCTACGCGGCCAACGGTTTTGAGTTCCCCGAGCAACCCTCGATGGCCGCCTTCGGCGACATCAGATACGTCACCGCGACATTGACCAAGGAGGCGTCGTGACACGCACCGATCAAGACAGCTGGGACCTGGCCTCGAGCGTGGGCGCTACCGCGACCTGGGTCGCCGCGTGCCGGGCGCTGGCCGGCAACCGGCCTGACGCGCTGATCGACGACCCGTTCGCCGACCCGCTGGTCCGCGCGGTGGGTGCCGAGTTCTTCATCCGGGTGCTCGACGGTGAGATCACCGACGAGACGGGCGGTCTCGATGCCGATGCCGACCCCGATGCGGAGTTCAACCTGCAGCGCATGGTCGACATCATGGCCGTGCGCACCCGCTACTTCGACGACTTCTTCACCGACGCAACCGCTTCCGGCGTCCGCCAGGCCGTCATCCTCGCCTCCGGCCTGGACTCACGCCCGTACCGCCTGGCCTGGCCGGCGGGCACGGTGGTGTATGAAATCGATCAGCCGGCCGTCATCGACTTCAAGTCCACGACCCTGGCGAAGTTGGGCGCCCAGCCCACGGCGGACCGCCGGACCGTGTCGGTCGACCTGCGCGATGACTGGTTGAATGCGTTGCGGGACAAGGGGTTCAACGAGTCAAAGCCCAGCGCATGGAGCGCCGAGGGCCTGTTGATGTATTTGCCGCCGGAGGCGCAGGACAGGCTCTTCGATGCCATCACCACGCTCAGTGCCCCGGGCAGCCGGCTGGCGACCGAATACCACGACGGCGGCACGCCGCACCTGCTGGAAAAGCGCGCGAAGGCGATGGCCAGGCGGTGGGGCCAATTCGGCTTCGATGTCGACGTGTCGACGCTGGTCTATCGCGGCGAGCGCACTCCGGCGGCGGCGTATCTGACCGCGCACGGCTGGCAGGTGTCGACGCGCACCCGCGCGGACATGTTCGCCGAGGCCGGGCTGCACGTCCCGCCGGGTGAGAGCATGGAGGCGATGCAGAACAGCATCGCGGTGGACGCCGTTCTGCGCTAACGGTCGGGATTGGCCGCCGGTGCGCGCACCACCATCGGCACCGCGGGGAAACACCACGCCATCTCCGAGCGCGACTTGCGCAGCGCGGCGGTGCCGTAACCCTTCTTGCGGTGGTCGGGGTGGATCCAGATCCGCACCTGCACCTCACCACCGAGCAACTCGCCGAACACCATGCCGACCTTCTCGCCCGAGTCGATGGCCACGAACCATGCGGCCTCTTCGTCGTCGACACGGCCCAACGCGGCTCTGATCTCGTCGTCGAGGTTGCCCGCCTGCCCGCCGGATCCGTCGCCCGACGCGCCACCCATGTCCTCGGTGCGGACGCCGAAGATGTCGCGGTCCTCGCTCGCGGAGAACGGCCGGAGCTCGAGAGTGTCCCCCGAGCTCGCCGGACGCTCGCCCAGGGTGAAGCTCAGCTGCTTGTTCAAGTCTTCGAGCTCGGCCTGGATGATCTTGCGCGAATCCTTGGTCAGCCGGTCGAAGGACAAGCCGAACACCGCTTCGGCGCCCGTGTGCGAGGTGCCGAGCAAACCGGCGATCGCCTCGACCGCTTCCGATTTGTCGTCGGCCTCCACGATCAGGTCGAGCACTTCGTGCCGGCGCTCAAGAGCTTTCAGCAGTGCGTCGGCGATATCCCTGCGGGCGGCTTTGCGGTCTTGGTCGGTCATGGCACCAGCCTAGAACGCCGGTGGTGCGACCGCGCTACATCTGCGGTTTCCCAGCTCCAGGAAGCGCTGGTAGCGATCCTCGACCGCACTCGCCCAGGCCGGATCGGGCTCGACGACGCGCTCGATGCGCGCCCATCGGGCGGCGTCGGCGATCGTCGTCTCCAGGCCGACCGCCATGCGCGCCAGGAACGCCGCCCCCAGCGCGGCCCCTTCCGCCACCCCGGACACCTCGACCGGTCGCCCGGTGGCGTCGGCGATGGCCTGCAGCCACGGCGCCACCCGGGTGCCCCCGCCGGTGGCCACGAGGCGCGACACCGGCGCCCCGCCGAGTTCGATGAGCCGGCGAACCACGAACCCGGACGCCTCATAGGCGGCGCGGCGCAGCGCGGCGGCGTCGTGGGTCAGATCCAGCGCCTCGAGCACGCCCCGGCAGTCCCGATCGTGGAACGGCGTGCGCTCGCCGCGCAGATAGGGCGCCCACACCGGGACCCGCCCGGGTTCGACGGTGGTTGGGTCCGCCGGTGCCACAACGCGATCCACCCAGCCCAGGAACAGCCCGCCGGCGTTGCTGGCCCCGCCGATCTGGCTCTTGCCGGGCGCGGTGTGCGGAATGGTCCACAGGCCGGGCATCTGGCGGGCCTCGGCGATGGTGGTCCACACGATCAGCGTGGTGCCGCACATCACCAGCACGTCGCCGTCGCGGTCGGCGCCGGCCACGATCTGTTCGCACAGCGCGTCGATGGCGCCGGTGGCCAGCGCGGCATCGGTGCCGCGCAACTGCCCGACAACGGCTCCCATGCTCTCCACCCGCGGCAGCTGCTCGACGGCCGCGCCGCGTTCGGCGCACGCCTCGGGATTCCAGCCGGTCCCGTCGAACAGGGGGAACGCGGTGGCGGCGGTCGCGATGTCGATCGCCGCCTGACCCGACAGCGCGTGGTTGGCCACCGCCGGCGCGGGCCAGTAGCCGGCGGCGCCCGGAGCCTGCTCGGCCGTCCAGCGCAAGAACTCCGCGGCCTCGCCCAGGGCGGGCAGCGGCTGCGCGTCGCCGCCGGGCGTGCGGCCCCGGACGTCCCCGTAGAGCAGTCCCGGCGTGATGGGTGCACCGGTGTCGTCGACGGCGGTCATCGACGGCACCATCGCCGAGACGGCCGCCGCGGCGATGCCGGGCTGGTGGATCAGTTCGTTCAGGGCGGCCGACGGCCCACGCCGCCACGCCGCCTCGGCGTCGTGCTCCAGCCGGTCGGGCGCAGGTACCCGCAGCTCATGGGGGATGCGCACGCGGGCCGTCACGTTGCCGTCGGCGTCGGCGGATATCGCCTTGACCGCGGTGCTGCCGACGTCGATGCCGATTGTGACGTCTTTGCGTGACACGGGCGTCACCGTACGCCAGCATTGGCACTCGTGACGTCCAAACCACGCGCGTTGGTGACCGCCCCGATGCGGGGGCCGGGCTTCGCCAAACTGCGAGAGCTGGCCGACGTCGTGTACGACCCCTGGATCGAGCAGACCCCGCTGCGCATCTACGGTCCCGAGCAGCTGGCCGAGCGGATCGCCGGCGAAGCCGCCGAAATCGTGGTGGTGGAAGGCGATTCGGTGCGCGGCCCGGTGTTCGAGCAGGGCGTGCGGGTGATCGCGTCCACCCGCGGTGACCCCAACAACGTCGACATCGCGGGGGCCACCGCGGCCGGCATCCCGGTGCTGAACACCCCGGCCCGCAACGCCGATGCGGTCGCTGAGATGACGGTGGCCCTGCTGCTCGCCGCCACCCGTCACGTGCTGACCGCGGACGCGGATGTGCGCAGCGGCAACATCTTTCGCGACGGCAGCATCCCGTATCAGCGGTTCCGCGCCGCCGAGATCGCAGGACTCACGGCCGGGCTGGTGGGGCTTGGCGCCGTCGGCCGCGCGACGCGGTGGCGGTTATCCGGGCTGGGGCTGCGGGTCATCGCGCACGACCCCTACAACCCCGACGCGCAGCACAGCCTCGACGAGCTGCTGAGCCAGGCCGACGTGGTCTCACTGCACGCCCCGGTCACCGACGACACGGTCGGCATGATCGGCGTGCGGGAGTTCGCGGCCATGCGCGACGGCGTGGTGTTCCTCAACACCGCCCGCGCCCAGCTGCACGACACCGACGCCCTGGTCGACGCCCTGGTCGCGGGCAAGGTGGGCGCCGCGGGCCTGGACCACTTCGCCGGCGAAAGGCTGCCTGTCGACCACCCGTTGGTGGGGATGCGAAACGTCGTGCTGACGCCGCACATCGGGGGCGCCACCTTCGACACCGAGGCGCGGCAGGCGCAGATGGTGGCCGACGATCTCGAGGCGCTGCTGGCCGGCAACGCGCCCGCTCACATCGTCAACCCGGAGGTGCTGGGGTCATGAAGTTCGTCGACAACCCGGAGACCGCGGTGCTGGACGCCGCCAAGGACATGCTGCGCCGCGGCCTGGTGGAGGGGACGGCGGGCAACATCTCGGCGCGGCGGGCCGACGGCAACGTCGTCGTCACCCCGTCGTCGGTGGACTACCGCGACATGCAGCTCGACGATCTGGTGCTCGTCGACGCGGACGGCTCGGTGCTGCGGGCGGCCGAGGGCCGCTCTCCGTCGTCGGAGATGCAGCTGCACCTGGCCTGCTACCGGGCCTTCGACGACGTCGGCAGCGTCATCCACAGCCATCCGGTGTGGGCGACCATGTTCGCCATCGCCCACGAATCGATCCCGGCGTGCATTGACGAGTTCGCGGTGTACTGCGGCGGCGACGTCCGCTGCACCGAGTACGCGGCGTCCGGCACGGCGGAGGTCGGCGCCAACGCGGTCTCCGCGCTCGAGGGCCGCGGCGCCGCCCTGATCGCCAACCATGGCCTGGTGGCGGTGGGGCCGCGGCCGGACAAGGTTCTGCACATTACCGCGCTGGTCGAGCGGACAGCCCAAATAGTTTGGGGCGCACGCGCTCTCGGCGGGCCAGTGCCGATCCCCGAGGACGTCAACCGCAACTTCGCAGCGGTCTACGGCTACCTGCGCGCCAACACCTGACGCTGGTCGATGCCCACCTTCACCGCGCCGCTGTCGCCCTGATTGGCGAGCGCGTGGAAAGCGTCGCGCCACCGTTCCAGTCGGAAGGTGTGGGTGAGCATGGGGCGCAGGTCCATTCGGCCCGCGGCGGCCAGATCGAGGTAGTGTGCGATGGCGTGCTTGCGCTGCCCGTCCACCTCCTCGATGCCGAAGGCGTTCGAGCCGACGAACGAGAGCTCTTTGAAGTACAGCGGGCTGTCCTCCCACCGGCCCGGGGCGTGAACGCCGGCCTTCACCAACGTGCCTCGCGACCGCAGGACCCGGACGCCGACCTCGAAGGTCTCGGGCTTGCCCACGGTGTCGTAGACGACGTCGACGGCGCCGGGGTGGGCCATCGGCAGACCCTGCAGCGGCTGGCGCAACCGGCCACCGCCCCACGTGACGAGCTCCTCGATGATGGCCGTACGCGGTTCGTGCGCAAGGATTTTCGCGGCGCCGAACCGTCGGGCCAGCTCGGCCTGCGCGGCGAAGCGCGCCACCACCGCGACGGCCACGCCGGGATACAGCGCCCGCAGGATCGCAACCGCACACAATCCCAGCGAGCCGGCGCCGTACACCAGCGCGGTGCCCGACCGCGGCGGCGGGTGCCGGGTGATCGAGTGCAGCGACACCGAGAACGGGTCGGCGAACACCGCCATCTCGTCGGGAATCGAGTCCGGCACGGCGAACAGCATGCTGTCGTGTGCCGGCATCAGTTCGGCGTAGCCGCCCGTCACGTCGGCCGAGACCCCGGTGTGGATGCCCGGCTTGATGTCGCCGTCGGTAAAGCTCCAGCACAGGCTGTAGTCGCCGGCTTCGCATGCGGGACAAGGCGGTTGGATGCCGCGCGGCCCGCAGGACAGCCACGGGTTGAGCACCACCCGCTCCCCCACACTCAGCCCCCGTGCCGCGGGGCCCAGCGCCACCACGTCGGCGACCACCTCGTGGCCCATGACTTGCGGGAACGAACAGAACGCGGCCATGGCATTGTCGGTGTCGCCCTCGCCGAAGTCCAACAGGATCTGCTTGGAATCCGATCCGCAGATGCCAGTCAGCCGCGGCCGGGTGATCACCCAATCCTCTTGCGGCAGTTCCGGATCCGGCAGGTCGCGTAGGGCGGTCGGGGTGCGCGTCAGGTTCTGGCTCAACGGGTTGGCGTCGTCGGGCACCTCGAAGGGCTCCGGTGGCACGCCGTAGACGAGCGCCTTCATCGCGACGCCATCCCGGCGGCGCCGGCGATGAACGCGTCCAGGTCGGCGTTTTTGGCGTCGACTACGGCCTTCATGTCGGGTAAGTAGTGCTCGAAGCGCTCACTGTCCAGGGCCGCGATGATGCCGTCGGCCACCACGTCCGCGGCCACCTTGGGTCCCCGGTAGAGCGGTTCCTCGCTGCCCGGGTGGTCCCAGATCTCCGTATCGACCGGGCCCGGCTCGATCAGCTTCACCGAGATCGGCGTGTCGTGCAGGTCCACGGCCATTGCCTCACTCCATCCACACAGCGCGAATTTGCTCGCGCAATAGGCGCTTTCGTGGATTATTCCGAGCCGGCCGCCAACGCTCGACACGTTGACGACCGTGCCCGATCCGCGTGCCAGCATCCGCGGCAACAGCGCCAGCGTCAGGTGCATCGGGGCGAAGAAGTTGACCCGCATGACCGCTTCGGCCTCGTCCGGGTCCAGCGTGATGACGCTGCGCCGCTTGGGCATCGCGGCGTTGTTGACCAGCACGTCGACGCCGTCCATCGCATCCCAGGCCCGCAGCGCCAGGTCACCCAGCGCCGCCGTGTCGGCCAGGTCGGCCACCCACATGGCCGAGTCCGGCGAGGCGCGCCGGCAGTCGGCCAGCACCTCACCAAGCCGATCCCGGCGGCGCGCGATCAGCCCCACCACCGCGCCCCGGGCGGCCAGCCGTCGCGCCAGGGCCGCGCCCAATCCCGACGAGGCACCCGTGATGAGCACCCGTTTACCCGCCATTCCGGAGGGCGTTGCGTACGCCATCAGTAAAGGTTGCCGCGAATCGCGGGAAGCGTACAGTGGGAGAAGCTTGTTATATTGGCTAAGTATTAGATTGACTACCTCCGATAGGGGCACACGAATGACTTCCACCAGGTACGAAGGCGACACCTGGGACCTGGCGTCCAGCGTCGGGGTGACCGCGACCATGGTCGCGGCGGCCCGCGCCATGGCCACCCGCGCCGACAAACCGCTGATCAACGACCCCTTCGCGGAGCCGCTGGTCAAACTGGTCGGCGTGGACCTGCTCTCCCGGCTGGCCAGCGGCGAGCTGGATCCCGCCGAGCTGAACGATGTTCACGACGGTGCGGGGTCGGCCGGGGCGATGTCGCGGATGGCGGACAACATGGCGGTCCGCACCAAGTTCTTCGACGAGTTCTTCCTGGACGCGACGAACGCGGGCATCAAGCAGGCGGTGATCCTGGCTTCCGGGCTGGACGCCCGCCCGTACCGGTTGGCGTGGCCGGCCGGCACCGTGGTCTACGAGGTGGACCAACCGCAGGTCATCGAATTCAAGACCCGATCGCTGGCCGACCTGGGCGCCGCCCCCACCGCCGAGCGGCGGGTGGTGGCTGTCGACCTGCGCGACGACTGGCCCACCGCGCTGCGCAACGCGGGGTTCGATCCGGCCCAGCCGACCGCGTGGAGCGCCGAGGGCCTGCTCGGCTACCTGCCGCCCGAGGCGCAGGATCGCCTGCTGGACACCATCACCGAGCTCAGCGCGCCGGGCAGCCGGTTGGCCACCGAGAGCGCGCCCAACCCCGAGCCCGGCGACGAGGAGAAGATGAAGGAGCGCATGCAGACGATCTCCGAGCGCTGGCGGGCGCACGGTTTCGAGCTGGACATGGCGGGCCTGGTCTACTTCGGTGACCGCAACGAGGCGGCTCCCTACCTGGCCGAGCGTGGCTGGCAACTGAACAGCGCCAGCATCGGAGAACTGTTCGCGGCCAACGGACTTGATCCCCTTACCGACGACGACATGCGCATGGGCGAGATGCTGTACACCAGCGGCACGCTCGGCGAGAAATAGGAGCCAGGAGGATGACCACCGACGCGGGACGCACCGACGGCGACAGCTGGGGACCGGCACACAGCGTGGGAGCGACGGCCACCATGGTCGCCGCCTCTCGCGCCGTGGCGTCGCAGGGACCCGATGCTTTGCTTGACGATCCGCTGGCCGACCCGCTGGTGCGTGCCGTCGGGCTGGACCCGTTCATCCGCATCGTCGACGGCGAGATCGACTTCGAGGACGACCCGCTGTTCAACCGCAAGTCGCGGGCCGAGCAGATCACGGTGCGCACCAGGTTTTTCGACGACTTCTTCATCGGCGCCACCAAAGACGGTGTGCGGCAGGCGGTAATCCTGGCTTCCGGATTGGACACC
This window harbors:
- a CDS encoding SDR family NAD(P)-dependent oxidoreductase codes for the protein MAGKRVLITGASSGLGAALARRLAARGAVVGLIARRRDRLGEVLADCRRASPDSAMWVADLADTAALGDLALRAWDAMDGVDVLVNNAAMPKRRSVITLDPDEAEAVMRVNFFAPMHLTLALLPRMLARGSGTVVNVSSVGGRLGIIHESAYCASKFALCGWSEAMAVDLHDTPISVKLIEPGPVDTEIWDHPGSEEPLYRGPKVAADVVADGIIAALDSERFEHYLPDMKAVVDAKNADLDAFIAGAAGMASR
- a CDS encoding class I SAM-dependent methyltransferase, giving the protein MTSTRYEGDTWDLASSVGVTATMVAAARAMATRADKPLINDPFAEPLVKLVGVDLLSRLASGELDPAELNDVHDGAGSAGAMSRMADNMAVRTKFFDEFFLDATNAGIKQAVILASGLDARPYRLAWPAGTVVYEVDQPQVIEFKTRSLADLGAAPTAERRVVAVDLRDDWPTALRNAGFDPAQPTAWSAEGLLGYLPPEAQDRLLDTITELSAPGSRLATESAPNPEPGDEEKMKERMQTISERWRAHGFELDMAGLVYFGDRNEAAPYLAERGWQLNSASIGELFAANGLDPLTDDDMRMGEMLYTSGTLGEK